The proteins below are encoded in one region of Paramisgurnus dabryanus chromosome 2, PD_genome_1.1, whole genome shotgun sequence:
- the arhgap1 gene encoding rho GTPase-activating protein 1, producing the protein MSSDQLVDLQDDSPSPAALDHLQLVQSNQWPPDEPVSLSKSASDIKNLGGTSHLPWDDPFYDIARHQIVEVAGDDHFGRKVIVFNACRMPPQHQLDHHKLLMYLKQTLDKYVESDYTLIYFHHGMTSDNKPSLNWIRDAYREFDRKYKKNIKALYIVHPTMFIRTILILFKPIISFKFGRKINYINYLSELEEVVKCEQLVIPRTVREYDDKIRLSQKPSAVTVLDSPTLSPSLPFQQFGVPLLILRERGANAEGIPLVMFQTIGFLQENGLQTEGIFRRSANVFQVKEIKQKYNSGEEVNFSQGDVHLAAVILKTFLRELPEPLLTYQLYNDIVNFHNVDSQSKAETIRNMLMSLTEESYASLRFLVQFLAQVSANSDVNKMTNPNLAVVFGPNLLWGQDAAMTLSAIGPINNFTRILLDLNQEIFTK; encoded by the exons ATGTCCTCTGACCAGCTGGTGGACTTACAGGATGACTCTCCTAGCCCTGCTGCCTTGGACCATCTTCAACTGGTACAGAGCAATCAATGGCCACCAGATGAACCTGTTAGCCTGAGCAAATCTG CTTCAGACATTAAAAATCTTGGTGGTACCTCACATCTGCCCTGGGACGACCCCTTTTATGACATCGCAAGACATCAGATTGTGGAGGTGGCGG GTGATGATCACTTTGGTCGAAAAGTCATTGTTTTTAACGCTTGTCGCATGCCTCCTCAACATCAGCTGGATCACCACAAATTACTCAT GTATTTGAAGCAGACTCTTGATAAGTATGTGGAGAGTGACTATACGCTCATCTACTTTCATCACGGTATGACCAGCGATAACAAGCCCTCTCTTAACTGGATTCGAGATGCCTACCGGGAGTTTGACAGAAA gtataagaaaaatatcaagGCACTATACATCGTCCATCCCACCATGTTTATCAGAACCATCCTTATTCTCTTCAAACCCATCATCAG CTTTAAGTTTGGCCGTAAAATAAACTACATCAATTATTTGAGTGAGCTGGAGGAGGTTGTGAAGTGTGAACAGCTGGTGATCCCCAGAACAGTCAGAGA GTATGATGATAAGATTCGTCTGTCTCAGAAGCCGTCAGCCGTCACTGTACTGGACTCACCCACACTTAGTCCTTCCCTTCCTTTCCAGCAATTTGGTGTCCCTCTGTTAAT ATTGAGAGAGAGGGGTGCAAACGCTGAAGGAATTCCACTAGTGATGTTTCAGACTATTGGATTCCTGCAGGAGAATG GTCTACAGACAGAGGGAATTTTCAGGCGTTCTGCAAATGTTTTTCAGGTTAAGGAGATTAAGCAGAAATATAACTCAG GAGAGGAAGTGAATTTCTCTCAGGGTGATGTCCACTTGGCAGCTGTGATCCTAAAAACCTTCCTCCGAGAACTGCCAGAGCCGCTGCTCACCTACCAACTCTACAACGACATTGTCAACTTCCACA ATGTTGACAGCCAGTCTAAGGCAGAAACAATTAGAAACATGCTGATGTCACTAACTGAGGAGAGCTATGCATCACTGCGCTTCCTTGTCCAGTTCCTTGCTCAG GTATCTGCTAACAGTGATGTCAATAAAATGACCAATCCCAACCTGGCTGTAGTGTTTGGGCCCAATTTGCTCTGGGGCCAAGATGCTGCCATGACACTCAGCGCGATCGGACCAATCAACAATTTCACACGCATTCTGCTTGACCTCAATCAAGAGATTTTTACCAAGTGA
- the f2 gene encoding prothrombin — protein MLHVLLGLQPQPSTKMGAKQAPLLLSLLLGQVLQLTLCYDVFIDNKEASQIIRAKRANTLFEELKPGNLERECVEEICDHEEAREVFERVDTTESFWKKYLDCKGTTLLRTKTNIDSLRTCVKKEDDCYIGIGENYRGSVSVTKSGRECQYWKSNFPHRIHEINVTQLQHAEINCKNVDKSSGGTCSELSVTQLPANRCRNPDKSSGGPWCFTRDPTVRRESCSVPKCGETAPAPPQPPTVKAQDSYVKSNCLHGNGEAYSGDLSVSLGGHTCLDWNKAEVQALLKGKDFLPEVQLVKNHCRNPDGDMDGPWCYVKEASGNITIDYCDLELCDAPLDQFVEDAGGRERTTQEERKSFFNPRTFGNGEQDCGVRPLYEKINKEDKNEKELLKSYTGSRIVRGDEAEVASAPWQVMLYKRSPQELLCGASLISDEWILTAAHCILYPPWNKNFTTNDILVRLGKHSRTKYEKGTEKIVAIDEIIVHPKYNWKENLNRDIALLHMKKPVAFTAEIHPVCLPTKSIAKNLMFAGYKGRVTGWGNLKESWTSNPGNLPAVLQQIHLPIVDQSICRESTSVIITDNMFCAGYKPEDSARGDACEGDSGGPFVMKSPTDKRWYQIGIVSWGEGCDRDGKYGFYTHLFRMRRWMRKVIDKTSSADDE, from the exons ATGCTCCACGTCCTTTTAGGATTACAGCCTCAGCCGTCCACAAAGATGGGAGCAAAGCAAGCACCTTTACTGCTCTCTTTACTTCTTGGTCAAGTTCTCCAGCTCACTTTGTGTTATGATG TGTTTATTGACAATAAGGAAGCTTCTCAGATCATCAGGGCAAAGAGAGCTAACACACTTTTCGAGGAGCTAAAGCCAGGGAATCTGGAGAGAGAATGTGTGGAAGAGATATGTGACCACGAGGAAGCTCGAGAGGTGTTTGAGAGAGTTGATACAACG GAAAGcttttggaaaaaatatttag ACTGTAAAGGAACAACATTACTAAggacaaaaacaaatattgacAGTTTGAGAACATGCGTGAAGAAAGAGG ATGACTGCTACATCGGTATTGGTGAAAATTACAGAGGCAGTGTGTCTGTCACCAAATCTGGAAGAGAGTGCCAGTACTGGAAAAGCAACTTCCCCCACAGGAttca TGAAATTAATGTCACACAGCTGCAGCACGCAGAGATCAACTGCAAAAATGTAGATAAGAGCAGTGGTGGAACCTGTAGTGAATTGAGTGTCACGCAGCTACCGGCGAACCGCTGCAGAAATCCAGATAAGAGCAGTGGTGGACCCTGGTGTTTTACAAGAGATCCCACGGTCAGGAGGGAGTCTTGCAGTGTGCCAAAATGCG GTGAAACTGCTCCTGCTCCTCCTCAACCTCCTACAGTCAAGGCTCAGGATAGTTACGTTAAAAGTAACTGTCTACATGGAAACGGGGAGGCCTACTCGGGAGATCTGTCTGTGTCTTTGGGGGGTCACACCTGTCTGGATTGGAACAAAGCAGAAGTGCAAGCCTTGCTAAAGGGGAAAGATTTTCTGCCTGAAGTTCAGCTGGTAAAGAACCACTGTAGAAATCCAGATGGAGATATGGATGGACCGTGGTGCTATGTAAAGGAAGCAAGTGGAAACATAACCATTGATTATTGTGACCTTGAGTTGTGTG ATGCTCCTCTGGACCAGTTTGTGGAGGATGCAGGTGGTCGAGAGAGAACAACTCAAGAAGAGAGGAAATCTTTCTTTAACCCTCGCACCTTTGGTAATGGAGAGCAAG aTTGTGGAGTGCGCCCCTTATATGAGAAGATcaataaagaagataaaaaTGAGAAGGAGCTGTTGAAGTCATACACTGGAAGCAGAATTGTGCGTGGAGATGAAGCTGAAGTGGCCAGCGCTCCATG GCAGGTAATGCTGTATAAGCGTAGTCCTCAAGAGCTGCTCTGTGGTGCCAGTCTAATCAGTGATGAATGGATTCTGACTGCAGCTCACTGCATTCTTTACCCACCTTGGAACAAGAACTTCACGACCAATGATATCCTTGTTCGTCTTGGAAAACACTCTCGTACCAA GTATGAGAAGGGCACTGAGAAGATTGTGGCCATTGATGAAATAATTGTCCACCCTAAATATAACTGGAAGGAAAACCTGAACAGAGACATTGCACTTCTGCACATGAAGAAGCCTGTAGCCTTTACTGCTGAGATCCaccctgtctgtctgcctaccaAAAGCATCGCAAAAAA TTTGATGTTTGCTGGCTACAAGGGCCGTGTGACTGGTTGGGGGAACCTCAAGGAATCATGGACCTCTAACCCCGGAAATCTTCCAGCAGTGCTGCAACAGATTCACTTGCCGATTGTGGATCAAAGCATCTGCCGCGAATCCACCTCTGTCATAATCACTGACAATATGTTCTGTGCTG GTTATAAGCCAGAAGACTCAGCTAGAGGTGACGCTTGTGAGGGAGACAGTGGTGGGCCTTTTGTGATGAAG AGTCCTACAGATAAACGTTGGTATCAGATTGGCATCGTGTCATGGGGTGAGGGTTGCGACCGTGATGGCAAATATGGATTCTACACACACCTGTTCCGAATGCGTCGCTGGATGAGGAAAGTCATCGACAAAACAAGCTCAGCAGATGATGAATGA